CATCGGGGCTTCGTCCTTCTCGCCCTCGCCGATGACGACGACGCCGTTCATCGACACGGTGGAGACGAGGGTGCGCATGGCGCGCACCGCGGCGCCGTCGGCGCCGTTCTTGTCACCCCGGCCGACCCAACGGCCCGCGGCCATCGCCGCGGCCTCGGTGACCCGGACGAGCTCCAGGGCGAGGTTGCGGTCGGGAGCCTCGGAGGGCACATCGAGCTCGGACGGCAAGTGATGGTGCTCGGTCATCGGAGCGCACCTTTCTGTACGACGACGGCCGGATGAGGGTGTGTCGCCCGAATATATCTCCGAGTCGGCAAAATGAGCAGGGGCCCCCACGGATGAGCGCGGCAGGGACCTGCGACGATAGGGGGCGTGGCAGGCAAGAACGGCAAGCAGAAGACAGCGCGGGACATGGTCCTCTCCATGGGAGTCATTGTCCTCGTCGCGGGCTTCGTGTACCTCTTCATCCCGCACGACGACAGCGCGCCCGACGTGAAGGCGGTCGACTACCGGGTCGAGCTGCTCACGGCGCGCCGTGCGGCCTCCTACCCCGTGGCCGCGCCCGAGGGCCTGTCCGACGCGTGGAAGGCCACCTCCGTCCGCTTCCAGGGCGACAAGTCCGACGCCTGGCACCTCGGCTTCCACGATCCCGAGGGGGAGTACGTGGCGGTCGAGCAGTCCACTCAGCGGCGGCCCGTCTTCCTCGACGAGGCGACGC
The Streptomyces tuirus genome window above contains:
- a CDS encoding DUF4245 domain-containing protein, which encodes MAGKNGKQKTARDMVLSMGVIVLVAGFVYLFIPHDDSAPDVKAVDYRVELLTARRAASYPVAAPEGLSDAWKATSVRFQGDKSDAWHLGFHDPEGEYVAVEQSTQRRPVFLDEATQGARETGKTEKIGDGTWTRYEGGRYDALVLEGTKGSTTVVTGTASFAQLTKMAEALRTK